The Leptodactylus fuscus isolate aLepFus1 chromosome 1, aLepFus1.hap2, whole genome shotgun sequence nucleotide sequence TGttcgtgtatgtgtgtatatgtgtgtgtttgtgtgcatGTGCTTGTATGTTTTATTGCTATGTTATAAATCACTGTGTGATAACAGTAGAAAACTTACATTTGGAAAAGGAACCAAGTTAAGTGTGATTATTGGTGAGTATATGTGGATATTATTATGTGatccttatgtacagtatgtatggaaTTGTAGAATGGCCAGGTATACTAATAATATGGCTTAATATTGAGATAGGTAATTATGTTAAAGACATAACAATAATTAGTCAAGATATTTTATAAATTACATTATTTACACAgattattttaaattatttattaataaataaatataacaatCAGTAAAGCTCATTTTAGCAAGTATATGGCTAGGCATAAGTTGTGGCAAATACAAAGGAATGGGTCAATAGAAAGTGATCGAGTTTTGCAATGAAATAAACTTGTGGAAATTTGGGAGAAGTTGACAAGTTCATATTTGGTAGTGGAATACAACTAATCTAAATTCTACTCAGGTATTGGCCAAGATATCTACACAATGAGGCCTGTAGTAgtagtgttggactggcccaccagaggatcctccggtgGGCCTAAGCTCTAACACAATAGTAGTCCAGTGGTAGACTGGGTCTATTCCAAAGAATTGCTAGCAGGTGGGCTTCCCAAATAATTTTAAACATTTATTTGAATACATATTTGATCACAAATATGTTGAGATCAGTTTCTAAACCACAAAACATTTTGTTATGTAGTGGGCTAGAATCACATCCACCGTTTTTGATGCCATTATTTGAGCTAAGAGACACAAGGAGTAGACCCAAAAGATAGAAAAGTATAAATGAAATACGGATACTTTCCTATTTATTTGGATCCATATAGCGATTTAGCTCAATAAACTGCATAAAAAGCTGAGTGTATGATTCTTCCCAAAGGTTGAaaacacacatgcagtttttattaaagttttgggAGCCATTTTGGAGCCACAGATAGAAGTGGATACAGAATGAAGAAGAATTGTAAGTCACTCCTGgtttcggctaaaaaaaaaactgcaccaaaaactgcaAGTGTGATACTGCTCTAGATAAGGAATTTTTGCAATGGTGTAAACTGCTGTGGAAATTGGAAAGGAGGTAACAAACTCATATTTGGAACTGGAACACAACTAACTATAGCACCAAGTAAGTCGGGTTATTTAAGACAGTGACTCTACAAAAGGTCCTTGTCACTAATAAATCtgccaaatatttattttttaatggcacTTGAAAACACATCTTTCTTTATAGCAGATACCATATAATGGTATAACGTAGCTTCTAATGTGTAATAAATCTGATTGATTATTATAGAACTAAAATAATTAACATATTTTTTGTAAGTAAACTATCTTACTTCTGGATTAAATGAAATATAGCACCATATTGTTATACAGATGTATGCATGGACTAAtaaaatggagaatatataggaggCATCTAATATTCATCCCAAATACATTTTAGTGTATATGAGCATAATCTGTATGTATGGAATATAATATATCATCTGTGGTCTACAAAAATATTCAAGTATTAACAAAATTAACCAAATTGTTggaatacattattattattattattattattattattattattattattattattattatttatatagcaccactaattccatggtgctgtacatggaATATATGTTGGTGTGGAATATCAGTATAgtataaaggtggccatacactttCAATAGCTGTTGACCAAAGGCCATCTGAGCCAACAACTGCCCTATAAATATGCTGTCTTGGATCAGCCAAGGATATGTTTCCCCAAGGTCCATGTTTCCTTTGCTATCAGGTTATCTTTTATAACTTTCTGTTATGGAAATCTCCTCCACTCCCAACTTTATCTAAAAGGGGATAGTTGGCAAATTCATATACAAAACTAAAAAGAAAGTTGTCTGCTTCCATAATAATCAGTGGGTTGCTCTTATGTGCATGGGCACATAAAGGGCACCTTAAGACATATAATGCATAATATATCAATTAATAATTTCTTTCATTAAACTGATTTTGTACATGAAGATAAAATCAGTAAAAATATACAACtgcaaaataatattaaaaaaaaaaccatgcaaAAATAGAAGCAgcttattttctgtattttttgtaGTGTCTACATTTTATTCTTTATGAGGTTGCCAAATATGGGAATAATTGTGACACAAatcataataatataaataatcagTAAAAGGTATTGGAGGTATTTTTATTATAGTCCTCTGAAGTCATGACTAGGTGGCTACATAAGGCGTTCTTGATATGCTGTGTGTCACTGTGATAATGTTAATGGCAAATTCATATTTGGAAAAGGCACTAAGCTCCTTGTATTGCTAGGTGAGTTGGCTTCTAGTACTGTCCAAGGAATTCTGAAATGTTTGCATATTAAAGGGACAGCACATAATAAGATAATGGATTGAGACTGGTAATGGATTACAAATAGGCTGTTGTCTTGTTTTTGCGCCAATAAAATAGTCTACTTACAAAAGTGAAATCTGGTAAAGCATTAGGGGTTGAATGAAGATAAGTATTTTACCAGAAATTCCACATTTTGCCAACAAGATACTTTGTCATGTGAATGCTATCTTCCACAACCCTACTTCCATTTAGATATGTTTTATTGCACATGTGTATAACACTGTGCTCACTGGTACCGCATACGGAAAACTTATTTTTGGATCTGGTACAGAACTTATAGTTAAGCCTGGTAAGTGCTTTAGATTAAGAAGGGCGATATTTGTGCATTAGGCAagtaatatgaaatttttttttccaaattttagaTTATGTAAATGATCTATACATACCTGTGgctatatatacatacctgtgGCTATATATACATTTGCAAAATTGGTTGCAAAGGTCTATATAGCCCCTCAATGCTTCACTACTGTAAAGGTAGATATGTGATAGAACAAAAACGTTATCAAATATTGTAGGTTAAAATAATAGATTATAGACTAGAAATCAGAAAAGCAGACATCTTTCTACCAGAAAGCCACCAATAAGTGTGATGTCCTGGAGCCATGTGTTCTTGCTAAACTGTCTAACACTGTGTAAATAATAATTATGGTAAATCCATATTTGGACAAGGAACGCGACTCCAAGTGGTGCCCGGTGAGTTGCAATATAATCAGTGACTACACTTATATAGGAAATACTTGAaatataaaaattctaaaaaaacatTCTGAACATTGTTCAGTTTGACCACATAAGCTATATTCCTTGGACTCAGATTTAAAATATTGCCGTTGATGCCATACCGTCAGATGAATTCATATGGCTTATTATAGAAATGTGGTTAAGCCCGCGCTGGACAGTAAGAGGAAAAATATTATTGTATGTATTTGTATCATAGTGTGTATAGTGGGACAAGCTATGGGAGACAGATATTTGGTTATGGGACAAAGCTGATAATTATTCCTGGTATGTAAGTAGAAATTATTAGTACTTTATcctgaaaataattttttttttagttttaaataTGTTGGTTGCATTGTCAGGGAAATAATCTAATATGGATGCTATCACACATCTGCATTTCTACTTCCATTAATGCAAGCATTTTTGTTCATCACGGTTGGGCtaaattcacatgacagtgattaaTAGCCGTGTGACGTCCCTTTTTTTTACCAATACCActtggcagcattaaattcaatgtcagagAAGGGGGGCTATTCATATGATCGGAATTTTGTTGGTCTGTTACAATagaccgtcaaaatataggtcatgtatttttgtccgtttttgtCCATATAcccaaatgtatgggggatctgtgaaaatagttgcccctcgggtgcaagatggccatgaaaaatggacatttttccaaatGTGTTCTAGTATGTATTTTGAAGATATTTCTATATTTATGTATAGATGGAAATATGGAAGGTATAACGAACGAacgaacgatagatagatagatagatagatagatagatagataggagacaaatagatagatagatagatagatagatagatagatagatagatagattcacatctgcgccattgGAAACTCTGTTATACATACTCCTGAAAATCGGTAGATAGAAAAGTCCAACAAAGATATTTGAAAGAGGAACTATTCTGTATCTCTTCAGGTTTAGCAAGTTTTTATTTGTCACTTATATACATAAAAGTAATCTTTTTATTTTCCACAAATTTCTgcgcaaaaaaaatatttcaatgaCATGATATGGTTTGATTCTTGAATAAAGCCTTTTTATACACATTATTAGTTTGTTCTAAGTTAATAGCAGGGAATCTCCATACAGGACAGCCCTTTCTTACCCAAAGCGTAGAGTCCCTGTAAAGATTGATTTTTACTCTATTCGCCATTATGCTATGTGCAATAGGTACTGTATAGTCTATCATCCCCAAGGAAATCTAATATGTAGGAGGGAAAGACTGTTATACTACCATTCTGTACTTAAGTATACTGACACAGAGTAATATATGATGAGATTTATGTTTTTGTTACTAACTGCTCCAGACATAACAACGTAGAAAAAAAGTATCTGTGAAAATGTTTTTGTACATTTGCATATTTAATCACAGAATACACAATTAAACTCCATTTTGTTTCTTGTATATTTCAGAAACAGATCGGACTGTCCCTTCTGTATATCAGCTGAATTCTTACAAAACAGAAGCGGGTCTCCCGGACACAGTGTGCCTGCTTACTGATTTCCCATCACCAACTAAAACAATACAAGTAGATGAACAAGAGATAAACCTGAATGATCAGGCTGTGCTGGATAAAGCCAACGATGGCGAAGTGTGGAGATACAGCGCGGTTATTTGGGACTGGGACAATCCCTCCAAGAACCCATCCTGTAATGTGAAATATGATGAACAAAGTGTCCAGCCAGAAAATACAATAGGTACAGAACATGTTTATAttgtttattattgtttgttCATTCTTTACTTAATATCTATTCATCTGCATATTTCATCCATATTCGTAGATTCCACAGTTGGTTACATATCTATTTACACTCATGGTTAGGGATCTATACTGGACCATCCAGCATTAGTTAGATTAAAGCTTCATATTTCGGACACATACCTGATAGGATTGCAGTATGGCATGGATCTATTTATATGGAGTTGTACCTCCCATTGCTAGCCATCAACTCTACATACTGTTAGTTGGCAAAGAAATGTGATCTATTACTTGTATTACATTTGTACTAGCCGGATTAATGGTCCTTAAGCCAAGAAGACAGTCATACTCATAAAATGTAGTATTGGGACTAACATTATATTACTACGCACCATTCAAACAACAACTAACcacaactttttcatttttcagatgAAACAACTAGTACCTGTACAACCCTAACTATCAATAACCGTTTCCAGACAAGTAAGTTACCTTCAAAAAGCATCTGATTGTATTTCACAGTAGCCATAAGAGGAGATATagtttataataaaataatagtaatatcaaAACTATGTCCTTTACATTATTATAATCTGCGGATATTGGCAAAACCAGAGTACTCTTACTTTACTGTTCATTGTGTAGAAGTCTATTAAATGATGCTGATTTTTTAACAACTGTGTGTTACTGTTTCACAGACCCTGGCATGAACACATTGTCAGTTTCGGTTCTTGGACTGAGGATACTTACTGCCAAAGCCATTGTCTTCAACTTAATAATAACCATGCGCCTCTGGTCATAATAAGGTGAGTGAATTCACATCTTCtaacacctttttttttcttctttacaaGGTTTAATGTGGAAAAATAATGGCCCATGTTTACTAATAGATAGGTAGTATCAATACGCTGTAAATGTAGCGCAGTGGTTCAGGTTGTGTGACAAATCTGCAGCACATGATGCCTGCTAAAAAAGTTGGCTTAGTTTGTGCCATAATTTCATGACATAACTTGAGCACAATTTTGGCCATGATGCTGTATCCCTGTGCACACTGTGCCCCTTTCCATTTAAGCCATGTACGGTTGTAGACAGTGCAAATCAGCAAAAATCTCACAAACCTAGATAAGACATTTTGCACTACAAATTCAAAAATGTTGGCACATTTTACTCCAAAATTTAGGCACAAACACATCAGTACATGTGCCAAAATCTTTTTTCATAGAAACTACTAGCAGCTATTTTGTCTTTAGCAAGGGCGTGACTTGAGGAggtacagagggtgcagtcgcatcggggcccaggagccttagggtgcccataagcactggcatcagtattgagattgcagcttccatctggtccataaaccaaggagtcccacagattaccctaaccatacaaAAGTTGATTATACTCCTTagctcctgtaaccatcactatcaagaattcgctgtagggatgagatagggagccccggacaaagattgcaccggggctcaca carries:
- the LOC142208707 gene encoding T cell receptor alpha chain MC.7.G5-like; its protein translation is MMWTYSRTILPGLLLLTLIIDVQSDSQVSQDPDLHITEDQDVTLNCTHKISNYDLLIWYKHIPGLGLQICDYGLAEAKNLHPRYSMTMERSSLTTQLLIRSVKGEDTAVYYCAVSGSGWGKLVFGSGTQLHVNPQTDRTVPSVYQLNSYKTEAGLPDTVCLLTDFPSPTKTIQVDEQEINLNDQAVLDKANDGEVWRYSAVIWDWDNPSKNPSCNVKYDEQSVQPENTIDETTSTCTTLTINNRFQTNPGMNTLSVSVLGLRILTAKAIVFNLIITMRLWS